The nucleotide sequence GGTTGTGAAACTTCCTTTAAAAGATAAAAAATTTGTAAAAACTTATAAGATTTTATCTAAATTTAGAAATAAATTTGATATCATCATCGACTTTCAAGGACTTATAAAATCAGCTATCGTCGGGCGAATTCTAGGAAAAAATGTAGTAGGATTTGACAAGCTTAGCGTAAAAGAGCCACTTTGCAGTATGCTCTATAGCACAAAAATTAACTGCGATTATAATGAAAATATAATAATTAGAAATTTAACTCTAGCAAGCAAGGCTCTGGATTTTAAATTTAACACAAACCAGATAGATAATAAACTGCCGTGTTTTGCAGTTAGCGACGACGATTTTGATTTTTTAGATAAAAACAGTAAAAATCTACTTATAGCTCCATTTGCAAGCGAAAAAAGCAAATGCTACGACAAATTTAAAACGGTGATAAATGGGCTAAAAGAGTGCAATATCCTTATAAGTTTTGGTTCGCAAAAAGAAAAAGAAAAAGCATTAGAGCTTACAAAAAATACTCATGCTAAGCTGCTTCCAGCGCTTAGTTTAAATCACATGATAAATCTTATAAACAAAGTTGATTTGGTCATAGGAAACGATAGCGGTATAACTCACATTGCGTGGGCGCAAAACAGAGCTTCTATAACTATTTTTGGTAATCGTCCAAGCATACGAAATGCTTATAAAACAGATAAAAATATAGTGCTAGACGCAGGCAAAAAAGTAGATGCAAAATGTATTGATAAAAGCGATTTTTGCGTATGCGATATAGATCCAAATTTAGTTATAAAAGAGGCAAAAAGGCTACTTGATGAGTGATATGATTTATCTATTTTTATATAAATTTTTTAAATTTATAGTAACTTATACTCCGCAGTCTTTGCAAAGTCCGTTTTTTACGGCACTTGCGTATATTTTTTATAAATTTGATAAAAAACATACAAATATTATGAGAGTAAATTTAAAAATGTGCTTTCCAGAATTTACAGAACAAAAAATAGAAAAAATCATAAAAGCGACATATAGGAATTTTGGATATTTTGGAGCTGATTTTTTACGAAATCAAGATAGCACAAAAGAAAATATACTAAATAAAGTTAGTTTCAAAAATGAAAATATACTGCTGGACGCATTAGCCACAAAACGCCCTATCATAGTGCAAACCGCGCATTATGGAAACTGGGAGCTTTTTAGTCTTGCGATGGCAGCAAAGTTTGGTAGTGTTTCTATAGTCGGTAGAAACCTTGATAGCAGTGTTATGGATCAAATTTTAAGTAAAAATAGAACAAAATTCGACATAGAACTGATACCAAAAGAC is from Campylobacter fetus subsp. testudinum 03-427 and encodes:
- the waaC gene encoding heptosyltransferase I (Pfam match to PF01075.13 Glyco_transf_9), which codes for MKIAIIKLSSLGDIVHTVIVLQFIKKYCKAAEISWFVDEKFGSILDSHQDIKEVVKLPLKDKKFVKTYKILSKFRNKFDIIIDFQGLIKSAIVGRILGKNVVGFDKLSVKEPLCSMLYSTKINCDYNENIIIRNLTLASKALDFKFNTNQIDNKLPCFAVSDDDFDFLDKNSKNLLIAPFASEKSKCYDKFKTVINGLKECNILISFGSQKEKEKALELTKNTHAKLLPALSLNHMINLINKVDLVIGNDSGITHIAWAQNRASITIFGNRPSIRNAYKTDKNIVLDAGKKVDAKCIDKSDFCVCDIDPNLVIKEAKRLLDE
- the waaM gene encoding lipid A biosynthesis lauroyl acyltransferase (Pfam match to PF03279.9 Lip_A_acyltrans), with protein sequence MSDMIYLFLYKFFKFIVTYTPQSLQSPFFTALAYIFYKFDKKHTNIMRVNLKMCFPEFTEQKIEKIIKATYRNFGYFGADFLRNQDSTKENILNKVSFKNENILLDALATKRPIIVQTAHYGNWELFSLAMAAKFGSVSIVGRNLDSSVMDQILSKNRTKFDIELIPKDGGARDILKALKNRRILGILVDQNTAKKDGVQCEFFGKKIMHTPAASIFASKTGAIIIPAFIKRISRDKNEICFFKEILVENYEGDKLQKATQAQSDATKQMIKDKPDEYFWMHKKFKHFYEEIYK